A single genomic interval of Chitinophagales bacterium harbors:
- a CDS encoding WG repeat-containing protein gives MRCQLASHLKDSFDHVFRDRWEYYVVVKNGLFGVVDTNYQLIIKPEYDFISPSWSGVFRVKKNNKWGIIDTSGKLVIPLNYDNIGPTGSHLFCAKKNGKWGLLDTLNRWIIPAEMDNNFNMYREAVVKKNGRYGVMSYTGQVIIPIKYKKCRNIKDPFSYVFSNGIFSKVYHKLDDDRILLDFKNYKNNLSLKYVKSFQVDNLYGLKNSNDSVILKPQFIRMLPFSEGLAYAMGDSFNGYIDTNGRQVIRLGRPYLGQSFKHGSANIYTYTGKKINGFEQYVSGSIDRNGKIIIPVIYRSLFKNPNGKYLAYTDSSIVFIDSNGNKTLEHKVDSFNHYEKYRRQVDEDMIAVEDEHYFLSYDKMGFINKQGNEITGLKYDLIYRFDNKTDVLIVKDKNLYGLITTLGKEILPLIYDNIEFQKLQSSHLKLKQNGSYGLFNVADSLVINCEYENIRGESEGLMASSKNGKWGFINSKGEVIIPFIYDSVTNFYENESKVVKGEKKFKINRLNGVIP, from the coding sequence TTGCGTTGTCAACTAGCATCGCATCTAAAAGACAGCTTTGACCATGTTTTTCGCGACCGATGGGAATATTACGTCGTAGTAAAAAACGGTTTATTTGGTGTCGTCGATACAAATTATCAGCTGATAATCAAACCCGAATACGATTTTATATCACCCTCATGGAGTGGGGTATTTCGTGTAAAAAAGAATAATAAATGGGGTATTATCGACACTTCAGGTAAGTTGGTTATACCATTAAACTATGATAATATTGGTCCAACGGGGAGCCATTTATTTTGTGCAAAAAAGAATGGAAAATGGGGTCTATTAGATACCTTAAATCGATGGATAATTCCGGCAGAAATGGACAATAATTTTAATATGTACCGAGAAGCAGTTGTCAAAAAAAATGGGAGATATGGTGTCATGAGTTACACAGGACAAGTGATTATCCCAATCAAATACAAGAAGTGTAGAAATATTAAAGATCCATTTTCATATGTTTTTAGCAATGGTATCTTTTCTAAAGTTTATCATAAACTTGATGACGATAGGATTCTACTCGATTTTAAAAACTACAAAAACAATTTAAGTTTGAAGTATGTTAAAAGTTTTCAGGTCGACAATCTTTATGGTTTGAAAAATTCAAATGATAGTGTAATTTTGAAGCCTCAGTTTATTAGAATGTTGCCATTTTCAGAAGGATTAGCCTATGCAATGGGCGATAGTTTTAATGGTTATATTGATACGAATGGAAGACAAGTAATTCGTTTGGGTCGGCCATACTTAGGTCAAAGTTTTAAACATGGCTCAGCAAATATTTATACTTATACAGGGAAAAAAATAAATGGTTTCGAACAGTATGTTTCAGGAAGTATTGATCGAAATGGAAAAATTATAATCCCAGTTATTTACCGCTCACTCTTTAAAAATCCTAATGGAAAGTATTTAGCCTATACCGATAGCAGTATAGTTTTTATAGATTCTAATGGTAATAAAACTCTGGAGCATAAGGTAGATTCATTCAATCATTATGAAAAATATAGGCGTCAGGTGGATGAAGATATGATTGCCGTTGAAGATGAGCACTACTTTCTCAGTTACGATAAAATGGGCTTCATCAATAAACAAGGTAATGAAATCACTGGATTAAAATACGACCTGATTTATCGTTTTGATAATAAAACGGATGTTTTAATCGTTAAAGATAAGAATCTTTATGGGCTCATCACAACATTAGGTAAAGAAATTTTACCTTTAATCTATGACAACATTGAATTCCAAAAGTTGCAATCATCTCATTTAAAATTGAAGCAAAATGGAAGTTATGGATTATTCAATGTCGCTGATAGTCTAGTTATTAATTGCGAATATGAGAATATTCGCGGGGAGTCCGAAGGTTTGATGGCTTCGTCAAAAAATGGAAAATGGGGCTTTATAAATAGTAAAGGCGAAGTTATTATACCGTTTATTTATGATAGTGTGACTAATTTTTATGAAAACGAATCAAAGGTTGTAAAAGGAGAAAAAAAATTTAAAATCAATAGATTGAATGGAGTAATTCCATAG
- a CDS encoding aspartate aminotransferase family protein has product MTNRQLFLSHIAQTTQHSMGIEVDRAEGVYLYGPHGEKYMDMISGISVSNVGHCHPEVVKAVQEQSASFMHLMVYGEYIYSPQTKLAEALTQVLPKELDNFYFTNSGTEATEGAFKLAKRYTGRSEIISCYQSYHGSTAGSLSAMGDETYQNAFRPLVPGHSFIEFNRIEDIDKITEKTAAVIIELISAEKGVIIGDYDYIQQLRKRCSEVGALLILDEIQTGCGRTGTLFAFEQYHIIPDILLLGKGFGGGMPIAAFIAKKEIMRTLSFDPILGHISTYGGNAVCCAAALASLKVLTSNNIISEVENKGLYLQQSLENLGFDKIRRKGLLLALDMGSQVKNFEFIASCITHGIITDWFLFNTQSMRICPPLTITYEELDIFLEKIKIVLTK; this is encoded by the coding sequence GTGACCAATCGTCAATTATTTTTATCGCATATAGCCCAAACGACCCAGCACTCTATGGGTATAGAGGTTGACAGGGCAGAAGGTGTCTACCTCTATGGTCCGCATGGGGAGAAATATATGGATATGATTTCAGGGATTTCGGTGAGTAATGTAGGTCATTGCCATCCTGAAGTGGTCAAAGCGGTTCAAGAGCAGTCTGCGAGTTTTATGCATCTTATGGTATATGGTGAATATATCTATTCTCCTCAGACTAAGTTAGCAGAGGCTTTAACTCAAGTTTTGCCGAAAGAATTAGACAATTTTTATTTCACTAATTCTGGAACAGAAGCTACAGAAGGTGCTTTTAAACTAGCAAAACGATATACAGGTCGAAGTGAAATCATTTCTTGCTATCAATCCTATCACGGAAGTACAGCAGGTTCATTGAGCGCTATGGGAGACGAAACTTATCAAAATGCGTTTAGACCTTTAGTGCCAGGACATAGTTTTATTGAATTTAATCGAATAGAAGATATCGATAAGATAACGGAAAAGACAGCAGCTGTAATTATTGAGCTCATTTCTGCTGAAAAAGGTGTCATTATTGGTGACTACGATTATATTCAGCAATTGCGAAAGCGATGCTCAGAGGTAGGAGCCCTTTTGATTTTGGATGAAATACAGACTGGTTGCGGTCGCACAGGAACTTTATTCGCTTTTGAGCAGTATCATATCATTCCTGACATATTATTGCTTGGCAAAGGTTTTGGTGGTGGTATGCCCATAGCTGCCTTTATTGCTAAAAAAGAAATTATGCGGACACTCAGTTTCGATCCTATTTTGGGTCATATTTCTACCTATGGGGGAAATGCTGTTTGCTGTGCCGCTGCGTTGGCTAGTTTGAAGGTTTTAACCTCAAATAACATCATTTCTGAGGTGGAAAACAAAGGTTTATATTTACAACAATCATTGGAAAATTTAGGTTTTGATAAAATAAGACGAAAAGGGCTTCTTTTAGCTCTAGATATGGGTTCTCAGGTCAAAAATTTTGAATTTATTGCATCCTGTATCACCCATGGCATCATTACCGACTGGTTTTTGTTTAATACCCAATCGATGCGCATCTGTCCACCATTGACAATTACTTATGAGGAATTAGATATATTTCTAGAAAAGATTAAAATTGTTTTAACTAAATAA
- a CDS encoding metal-dependent hydrolase, with protein sequence MDSLTHIVLGAAIGDVILGKQIGRKAMLVGAFAKTIPDFDIFYTGLDDPFKYMCHHRGHTHSLLWETLYAFPIAYIFYRIFSKKVSFKRWAWLFLACLWGHSLLDVCTNFGTQLFLPVTNHLFSSNNLAIVDVFFTLPMLLLLIIAIFMRNQSKARMKFSASVLVYCFIYLIYTFGNKVYANHLFQKSLKDNKIHYSQSMTNPTILNNFLWYSVASSDSILYISENSLVFPKEKIEWLRFPRNKHLLENHSDDKNRNALIWFSQGYDLSQQNGDTLNVHCAKFGRTNMTLQDMKGTFGFYYRLHKTNGRPTMTMFEPALNKNEFKEGVLDMYARILGER encoded by the coding sequence ATGGATTCCCTCACTCATATTGTTTTAGGAGCTGCTATTGGAGATGTGATACTAGGCAAGCAAATCGGAAGAAAAGCAATGCTCGTAGGAGCCTTTGCAAAGACAATACCTGACTTTGATATCTTTTATACAGGTCTCGATGATCCCTTTAAATATATGTGCCATCATAGAGGTCATACGCACTCATTGCTCTGGGAGACCCTTTATGCTTTTCCGATAGCCTATATTTTCTATCGAATATTCTCTAAAAAAGTGAGTTTTAAGCGCTGGGCTTGGTTATTTCTTGCCTGTCTTTGGGGTCATTCACTACTAGACGTCTGCACCAATTTCGGTACACAATTATTTCTACCAGTGACCAATCATCTATTTAGTTCCAATAATTTAGCTATTGTAGATGTATTTTTTACCTTACCAATGCTATTATTGCTAATTATAGCCATATTCATGAGGAATCAATCAAAAGCTAGAATGAAATTTTCTGCAAGTGTTTTGGTTTACTGTTTTATTTATCTAATCTATACTTTTGGGAATAAAGTATATGCGAATCACTTATTTCAAAAATCTCTGAAAGATAATAAAATCCATTATTCGCAATCGATGACCAATCCTACTATTTTAAATAATTTTCTATGGTATAGTGTTGCTAGCAGTGATTCTATACTTTACATATCTGAAAATTCTTTGGTGTTTCCAAAGGAAAAAATAGAATGGTTGCGGTTTCCAAGGAACAAACATTTGCTGGAAAACCACTCTGATGATAAAAACAGAAATGCACTCATTTGGTTTAGCCAAGGTTATGATTTGTCTCAACAAAATGGAGATACCTTGAATGTACACTGTGCCAAATTTGGTCGAACGAATATGACATTACAAGATATGAAAGGAACATTTGGATTCTACTATAGACTGCATAAAACGAATGGAAGACCTACAATGACTATGTTTGAACCAGCACTCAATAAAAATGAGTTTAAAGAGGGAGTTTTAGATATGTATGCTAGAATACTAGGTGAGAGATGA
- a CDS encoding class I SAM-dependent rRNA methyltransferase has protein sequence MKKVTIKPQREASLQRFHPWIFSGSIHSIEKGTKNGDVVSLINVKGEKLAVGHYFDGSIAVRILSFDGNLSIEAILKMKIELAYNYRKKIGFLDNPQTNIYRLIHAEGDGLPGLIIDVYGSTAVIQCHTLGMYQHLSLLVEILTHIYGEELNIFDKSSDLIIEAQEKNYLKGSYKKEAWLENGYQFDIDWEKGQKTGFFIDQRNNRAALQKYCNGKKVMNLFSYSGGFSIYARGAGAEKVVSVDASASANEICKRNFKLNFQSEHEAITADALDFMKEMSNEFDVIVLDPPAFAKHLSAKHKAIQAYKRINYQAIRHIQKGGILFTFSCSQVIDAMTFRDTVVAAGIEAGRTIRIVQQLSQPEDHPINLFHPESNYLKGLVLYIE, from the coding sequence ATGAAAAAGGTCACTATAAAACCCCAAAGAGAGGCTAGTTTACAAAGATTTCACCCTTGGATTTTTTCAGGCTCCATACACTCCATAGAGAAGGGTACAAAAAATGGAGATGTGGTATCTCTCATAAATGTAAAAGGAGAAAAACTTGCAGTGGGTCATTATTTCGACGGTTCGATAGCTGTTCGTATTTTGAGTTTTGATGGAAACTTGAGTATCGAGGCTATTTTGAAAATGAAGATAGAACTAGCCTATAATTATCGTAAAAAAATTGGCTTTTTAGATAACCCTCAAACCAATATTTATAGGCTAATTCACGCGGAAGGGGACGGACTGCCTGGACTAATTATTGACGTATATGGTTCTACAGCCGTTATTCAATGTCATACCCTAGGTATGTATCAGCATTTATCATTATTAGTTGAAATTTTGACTCATATTTATGGAGAAGAATTGAACATTTTTGATAAGTCGAGTGACCTCATAATCGAAGCGCAGGAAAAAAATTATTTAAAAGGAAGTTATAAAAAAGAAGCTTGGCTAGAGAATGGATATCAGTTTGATATTGACTGGGAGAAAGGTCAGAAAACCGGGTTTTTCATCGATCAACGCAATAATAGAGCAGCATTGCAGAAATATTGTAATGGAAAAAAAGTCATGAATCTTTTTAGCTATAGTGGAGGATTCTCCATCTATGCCCGAGGTGCTGGAGCAGAAAAAGTAGTATCGGTTGACGCTTCTGCCAGTGCCAATGAAATTTGTAAACGAAATTTTAAACTCAACTTTCAATCCGAGCATGAGGCGATTACAGCGGATGCTCTTGATTTTATGAAAGAGATGAGCAATGAGTTTGATGTCATAGTGCTAGATCCTCCAGCGTTTGCCAAGCATTTATCTGCAAAACATAAGGCCATTCAAGCGTATAAAAGAATTAATTATCAGGCCATTCGACATATTCAGAAGGGTGGAATCTTATTTACATTTTCATGTTCTCAGGTAATCGATGCCATGACATTTCGTGATACCGTAGTAGCCGCTGGAATAGAAGCAGGTAGGACGATTCGAATCGTTCAACAATTATCCCAGCCTGAAGATCATCCTATCAATCTATTTCATCCAGAGAGTAATTATTTAAAGGGACTAGTACTTTATATTGAGTAA
- a CDS encoding ATP-binding protein, whose translation MILGSEIEVSYKEQASQLVVQSHWIDRNYLKNIDLKSEHIQIVSGVRRSGKSTLLSLLKREYSAKIASFNFEDSRIYGFEVSDFSKLDKVIGADVDVYFFDEIQNVPQWEIFIRQLHDRGKRIFITGSNASLLSKELGTRLTGRYISHELFPFNYSEFLVFKKKKDSKSSIESYLIMGGFPEYLKSKNIETLQYLLRDILYRDIAIRYSIKNTKTLFDIALYLMSNVGKEFSYNSLKKAFDVGSANTISDYLHWMEESYLFFYISKFSYSAKNSSVNPRKVYGIDTGMIQANSLSYTKDKGRLLENLVFLHLRQNQLEIFYFKEKKECDFVVFKSKKIVHAIQVCEEVNMDNYQRETEGLLEALMFFKLQKGIIVTKSQRDTLKIGKLTLELIPVNEFILDKKLLVLKKI comes from the coding sequence ATGATATTAGGTTCAGAAATTGAAGTTTCGTATAAGGAACAAGCGTCTCAATTAGTCGTACAAAGCCATTGGATAGATCGCAATTATTTGAAAAACATAGATTTAAAATCTGAGCATATTCAGATAGTTAGTGGTGTGAGGAGATCTGGTAAAAGCACTTTATTGTCCTTATTGAAAAGAGAATACTCTGCGAAAATAGCGAGTTTTAATTTTGAAGATTCGAGAATTTATGGTTTTGAAGTGAGTGATTTTAGCAAATTAGATAAAGTCATTGGAGCAGATGTCGATGTTTATTTTTTTGATGAAATACAAAATGTACCTCAATGGGAGATATTCATTCGTCAATTGCATGATAGGGGTAAAAGGATATTTATAACAGGATCGAATGCCTCTCTTTTGAGCAAGGAATTAGGAACCAGATTGACAGGGCGATATATTTCTCATGAGTTGTTTCCATTTAACTATTCTGAATTCTTAGTCTTTAAAAAGAAAAAAGACTCGAAGTCATCGATTGAATCATATTTAATAATGGGTGGATTTCCGGAGTATTTGAAATCAAAAAATATTGAAACTCTTCAGTATTTACTGCGCGATATACTCTATAGAGATATTGCCATACGCTATAGTATCAAAAATACCAAAACTTTATTCGATATAGCGCTCTACCTCATGTCTAATGTAGGTAAAGAGTTTAGCTACAATAGCCTTAAAAAGGCATTTGATGTTGGATCTGCGAATACTATTTCTGACTATCTTCACTGGATGGAGGAGAGTTATTTGTTTTTCTATATTTCAAAATTTAGTTATTCTGCAAAGAACTCTTCGGTCAATCCTCGGAAAGTATATGGGATTGATACTGGAATGATTCAGGCAAATTCTCTTAGTTATACCAAGGATAAGGGGCGATTATTAGAGAATTTAGTATTTCTGCATTTGCGTCAAAATCAGCTCGAAATATTTTATTTTAAAGAAAAAAAAGAATGTGATTTTGTCGTATTTAAAAGTAAAAAAATTGTGCATGCCATTCAAGTTTGTGAGGAAGTCAATATGGACAATTATCAGAGAGAAACAGAAGGACTGCTCGAAGCCTTAATGTTTTTTAAATTGCAAAAAGGAATTATTGTGACAAAAAGCCAGCGCGATACTTTAAAGATAGGTAAGTTGACCTTGGAGCTCATTCCAGTGAATGAGTTTATATTAGATAAGAAATTATTGGTCTTAAAGAAAATTTAG
- a CDS encoding carboxymuconolactone decarboxylase family protein: MPQPLVSPSLEKDDKAFQELIAFFNQTLGFCPNSVKTMYHRPAIAYAFIELNKAVMENKGRVTSALKRLIGYMSSHVAGCRYCQAHTIRAAERYGAEKEQLKNIWEFRTHPAFSEAERVALEFAIASSSIPNAVDAQISDNLRKYWNDGEIVEILGVIALFGYLNRWNDSMGTSIEDGAVESGDKYLKDRGWSAGKHR, from the coding sequence ATGCCTCAACCCCTCGTATCCCCATCCTTAGAAAAGGATGATAAAGCCTTTCAAGAATTAATAGCGTTTTTTAATCAAACTCTGGGCTTTTGTCCCAATAGCGTCAAGACCATGTATCACCGACCAGCTATAGCCTATGCTTTTATAGAGCTTAATAAGGCAGTTATGGAAAATAAAGGTCGTGTAACGAGTGCCCTCAAGCGGTTGATAGGCTATATGAGCAGTCATGTGGCTGGCTGTCGATATTGTCAGGCGCATACCATACGCGCTGCAGAGCGCTATGGGGCAGAGAAGGAGCAGCTAAAAAATATCTGGGAATTTCGAACTCATCCTGCATTTTCAGAAGCAGAAAGAGTTGCCTTAGAATTCGCGATAGCTAGTTCGAGTATACCGAATGCGGTGGATGCTCAGATTTCAGATAATCTCAGAAAATATTGGAATGATGGTGAAATAGTAGAAATACTAGGTGTTATAGCCTTATTTGGCTACCTCAATAGATGGAATGATTCGATGGGCACATCGATAGAAGATGGTGCAGTGGAGTCAGGAGATAAATATTTGAAAGATAGGGGCTGGTCGGCAGGGAAACATAGATGA
- a CDS encoding TIGR00730 family Rossman fold protein, with translation MRKINSIAIFCGSSQGNNPHFTKAAQELGSYLANNKIKMIYGGARVGLMGELANACLFNNGHVVGIIPGFLSAKEIIHEGLTETIQTKSMHERKALMEEMADAFIAIPGGFGTLDELFEILTWSQLGLHTKPIGIINTDGFFDPLLAMIQKMEDCQLLKTIHKDMILLATNVTELIEKMNSYQAPEQPKWIKRVAEI, from the coding sequence ATGCGGAAAATTAATTCAATTGCTATATTTTGTGGTTCTAGCCAGGGAAACAACCCACATTTTACAAAGGCTGCGCAAGAACTAGGAAGTTACCTAGCAAATAACAAGATAAAAATGATTTATGGTGGTGCCCGTGTCGGCCTTATGGGCGAATTAGCCAATGCCTGTCTATTCAATAATGGTCACGTAGTCGGTATAATACCTGGTTTTCTGAGTGCTAAAGAAATTATTCACGAAGGACTTACCGAAACGATTCAAACGAAATCTATGCATGAACGCAAGGCGCTCATGGAAGAAATGGCGGATGCTTTTATAGCTATTCCGGGTGGATTCGGCACGCTAGATGAACTATTTGAAATCTTAACATGGTCTCAACTAGGACTGCATACCAAACCCATTGGTATTATCAATACGGATGGATTCTTCGATCCACTTCTAGCTATGATACAGAAAATGGAAGATTGTCAATTATTGAAAACTATACATAAAGATATGATATTATTAGCTACTAATGTGACGGAATTAATAGAAAAAATGAATTCATATCAAGCTCCAGAACAGCCAAAATGGATTAAAAGAGTGGCAGAAATTTAG
- the ribD gene encoding bifunctional diaminohydroxyphosphoribosylaminopyrimidine deaminase/5-amino-6-(5-phosphoribosylamino)uracil reductase RibD gives MQTHEYFMNRCFELAQMGKGRVGANPMVGAVLVHNDQILSEGYHAYYGGPHAELICLDKIENRVLLAESTLYISLEPCNFFGKTPPCTELILKSGVPRVVIGSVDFNPKVRSQGIDYLRSQEIEVINLNWEERQKVLNIRFFINQSQNQPYFVGKLALSNDNFIGEIGKKTKITSLEIDALGHKLRAEVDAIIVGNKTWNNDKPSLTTRYYYSENQPDIIILRNGGDETQKSNDGRHVHFISSTSADDLKQKIYELGYKNVLVEGGAEVFRYFMNNSLFHEVHTFQNHELELKSGVLAPAVDLRKYHIIDQKNYFNHQLNHYFRNDLPHS, from the coding sequence ATGCAAACGCATGAGTACTTTATGAATCGATGCTTCGAACTTGCTCAAATGGGCAAGGGAAGGGTAGGAGCCAACCCAATGGTTGGGGCTGTTTTGGTGCATAATGACCAGATTTTATCTGAAGGCTACCATGCCTACTATGGTGGACCACATGCAGAGTTGATTTGTTTAGATAAAATTGAAAACAGAGTATTGTTGGCAGAGTCAACTCTTTATATTTCCTTGGAACCTTGTAATTTTTTTGGTAAAACTCCACCATGTACAGAGCTTATTTTAAAAAGTGGCGTGCCGAGGGTTGTCATTGGCTCGGTAGACTTTAATCCTAAAGTGAGGAGCCAAGGAATAGATTATCTGCGATCTCAAGAAATAGAGGTTATTAATCTCAATTGGGAAGAAAGACAAAAAGTGCTTAACATAAGATTTTTTATTAATCAAAGTCAAAATCAACCTTATTTTGTAGGCAAATTGGCATTAAGTAATGATAACTTTATTGGGGAAATTGGGAAAAAGACTAAAATCACTTCTCTTGAAATAGATGCACTTGGTCATAAGTTGCGGGCTGAGGTAGATGCCATAATTGTAGGTAATAAGACCTGGAACAATGACAAACCTAGTTTAACCACTCGATATTATTATTCAGAAAATCAACCAGATATTATTATTTTGCGAAATGGGGGAGATGAGACTCAAAAATCGAATGATGGGCGACATGTTCATTTTATTTCCTCAACATCTGCAGACGATCTGAAACAAAAAATATACGAATTAGGATACAAAAATGTTTTGGTAGAAGGTGGGGCAGAGGTATTTCGATATTTCATGAATAATTCCTTATTTCACGAAGTTCATACCTTTCAAAATCATGAACTTGAGTTGAAATCAGGTGTTTTAGCGCCAGCAGTTGACCTTCGGAAATACCATATTATAGATCAAAAGAACTACTTTAATCATCAACTAAACCACTATTTTCGAAATGATTTACCTCATTCTTAG
- a CDS encoding GNAT family N-acetyltransferase — MIKLRPILESDLDRIVQLCQDPEISQMTLNVPYPYNMEHARFFYDRIVQGGKSHTLGIHLSDNFDLIGVIGANFNPTKSWAAEIGYWMGKEYRNKGYMTEALKQIIQICFQELKLVRVCACHDPINPASGKVMLNAGMELEGIFKSYVMKDSVYRDSIYYSIINPNI, encoded by the coding sequence ATGATTAAGCTACGTCCAATTTTAGAATCGGACCTTGATAGAATCGTTCAACTTTGTCAGGATCCTGAAATAAGTCAAATGACTCTCAATGTGCCTTATCCATATAACATGGAGCATGCTCGTTTTTTTTATGATCGTATTGTACAAGGAGGCAAATCACATACCTTAGGTATTCATTTATCAGATAATTTTGATTTAATTGGTGTAATTGGTGCTAATTTCAACCCAACCAAGTCCTGGGCAGCAGAAATTGGATACTGGATGGGAAAAGAATATAGAAATAAAGGTTATATGACGGAAGCCTTAAAGCAAATAATTCAAATTTGTTTTCAAGAATTAAAACTTGTGCGCGTATGCGCCTGTCACGATCCCATAAACCCAGCTTCGGGAAAAGTGATGCTCAATGCCGGAATGGAACTAGAAGGAATATTTAAATCCTACGTTATGAAAGACTCCGTTTATAGAGATTCTATCTATTATTCCATTATAAATCCGAATATTTAG
- a CDS encoding DNA cytosine methyltransferase codes for MKILMVLFDASGVTSNYFRDKGYLVIQNDSKLCGDNLITFPYVPDLKLDGLICYPPCTYFSRARTRPGEFDLDYGLSTLDLCFRMKYLYNPKVFIIENPFHSRIRNYIGPPKQSINLGEYGFPTPKPTGLWGDFKNINPGTYDLPNVSKTVFQNMSTSNRSKTPIGLVDSIYHSNFVDNV; via the coding sequence ATGAAAATTCTAATGGTTTTATTCGACGCTTCTGGCGTTACCTCAAATTATTTTAGAGATAAGGGTTATTTAGTTATTCAAAATGATTCTAAGCTGTGCGGTGATAATTTAATTACATTTCCTTATGTACCGGATTTAAAGTTAGACGGTCTTATATGTTATCCGCCTTGTACCTATTTCTCTAGAGCCCGTACTCGACCGGGTGAGTTTGACCTCGATTATGGTCTTTCAACTTTAGATCTATGTTTTAGAATGAAGTACCTTTACAATCCAAAGGTTTTCATTATTGAGAATCCTTTTCACTCAAGAATTAGAAATTATATAGGTCCGCCTAAACAGTCTATTAATTTAGGTGAGTACGGTTTTCCTACTCCTAAACCTACTGGTTTATGGGGTGACTTCAAAAATATCAATCCAGGTACTTATGACCTACCTAACGTTTCAAAAACTGTTTTCCAAAACATGTCAACTTCTAACCGTTCTAAAACTCCTATTGGCTTAGTTGACTCTATTTATCACTCAAATTTTGTAGACAATGTTTAA
- a CDS encoding tryptophan-rich sensory protein, whose amino-acid sequence MILRFFIFLILNFGALALGSYFTGSGVNSDWYYSLNKAPWTPPGWVFGFAWTSIMLCFSIYMTRLWSHDQIKRELILLYSFQWILNVSWNPIFFYFQKIGIGLLVIIALTILVGYFLFRFLPSTKLWSVWIMPYFIWLLIASSLNIYLFCYN is encoded by the coding sequence ATGATACTTCGTTTTTTCATTTTTCTTATTCTCAATTTCGGTGCTTTAGCACTTGGAAGTTATTTCACAGGGAGTGGCGTAAACTCAGATTGGTATTATAGCTTAAACAAAGCTCCTTGGACACCTCCAGGCTGGGTATTTGGATTCGCTTGGACCAGTATTATGCTATGTTTTAGTATTTACATGACGAGATTATGGTCTCATGACCAAATTAAACGAGAACTCATATTGTTGTATAGCTTTCAATGGATTTTAAATGTCAGTTGGAATCCCATATTTTTCTATTTTCAAAAAATAGGTATAGGTTTGCTTGTCATCATAGCATTAACTATTCTTGTAGGTTATTTTTTGTTTCGATTTTTGCCTTCTACCAAACTCTGGTCGGTATGGATAATGCCTTATTTTATTTGGCTTCTGATTGCGAGTTCTTTGAATATCTATCTATTTTGTTACAATTAA